Proteins from one Mycobacterium adipatum genomic window:
- a CDS encoding bifunctional o-acetylhomoserine/o-acetylserine sulfhydrylase, giving the protein MSTPDKSNPENSTPAQDWSFETKQIHAGQTPDAATNARALPIYQTTSYTFRDTDHAAALFGLAEPGNIYTRIMNPTTDVVEQRVAALEGGVAALFLSSGQAAETFAILNLAGAGDHIVSSPRLYGGTYNLFHYTLPKLGIEVSFVENPDDLDTWRAAIRPNTKAFFAETISNPQIDVLDIPGVSGVAHAHGIPLIVDNTIATPYLIQPIAHGADIVVHSATKYLGGHGSAIAGVIVDSGNFDWTQGRHPGFTEPDPSYHGVVFSALGPPAFALKARVQLLRDLGSALAPFNAFLIAQGLETLSLRVERHVANAQRVAEYLYGHEDVVSVNYAGLPTSPWYELGRTIAPKGTGAVLAFELAGGIEAGKAFVNALTLHSHVANIGDVRSLVIHPASTTHAQLSAEEQLSTGVTPGLVRLAVGIEGIDDILADLDQGFAAAKAVAGQRVASV; this is encoded by the coding sequence ATGAGCACCCCAGACAAGAGCAACCCGGAGAACAGCACCCCGGCACAGGACTGGTCGTTCGAGACCAAGCAGATCCACGCCGGCCAGACGCCGGACGCGGCCACCAACGCCCGCGCACTGCCGATCTACCAGACGACGTCGTACACGTTCCGCGACACCGACCATGCCGCCGCGCTGTTCGGGCTGGCCGAGCCCGGCAACATCTACACCCGGATCATGAATCCGACCACCGATGTCGTCGAGCAGCGGGTGGCCGCCTTGGAGGGCGGTGTCGCGGCGCTGTTCCTGTCCTCGGGGCAGGCCGCCGAGACGTTCGCGATCCTGAACCTGGCCGGCGCCGGCGACCACATCGTGTCCAGCCCGCGGCTCTACGGCGGCACCTACAACCTTTTCCACTACACGCTGCCCAAGCTCGGTATCGAGGTCAGCTTCGTGGAGAACCCCGATGACCTGGACACCTGGCGTGCGGCGATCCGGCCCAACACCAAGGCGTTCTTCGCGGAGACCATCTCCAACCCGCAGATCGACGTCCTCGACATCCCCGGCGTCTCGGGCGTGGCCCACGCACACGGCATCCCGCTGATCGTCGACAACACCATCGCCACCCCCTATCTGATCCAGCCGATCGCGCACGGCGCCGACATCGTGGTGCACTCGGCCACCAAGTACCTCGGTGGACACGGCTCGGCGATCGCCGGGGTCATCGTCGACAGTGGCAACTTCGACTGGACCCAGGGCCGCCACCCCGGCTTCACCGAGCCGGACCCGAGCTATCACGGCGTGGTGTTCTCCGCACTCGGCCCGCCCGCCTTTGCGCTCAAGGCCCGCGTGCAGTTGCTGCGCGACCTGGGGTCGGCACTGGCACCGTTCAATGCCTTCCTCATCGCCCAGGGCCTGGAGACGCTGTCGTTGCGGGTCGAACGGCACGTCGCCAATGCCCAGCGGGTCGCCGAGTACCTCTATGGGCATGAGGACGTCGTCTCGGTGAACTACGCCGGCCTGCCCACCTCACCGTGGTATGAGCTGGGCCGCACGATCGCCCCCAAGGGCACCGGCGCGGTGTTGGCCTTCGAACTCGCCGGCGGCATCGAGGCCGGCAAGGCCTTCGTGAACGCGCTGACCCTGCACAGCCACGTCGCCAATATCGGGGACGTGCGGTCGCTTGTCATCCACCCCGCGTCCACCACCCACGCCCAGCTGAGTGCCGAGGAGCAGTTGAGCACCGGTGTCACCCCCGGGCTGGTACGCCTGGCGGTGGGTATCGAGGGGATCGACGACATCCTGGCCGACCTGGACCAGGGGTTCGCCGCGGCCAAGGCGGTCGCCGGCCAGCGTGTCGCGTCGGTGTGA
- a CDS encoding bifunctional methylenetetrahydrofolate dehydrogenase/methenyltetrahydrofolate cyclohydrolase has product MAATTLDGKSTRDEILDDLKDRVAKLATAGRTPGLGTILVGDDPGSQAYVRGKHADCAKVGINSIRRDLPADISQATLDETIDELNANPDCTGYIVQLPLPKHLDENAALERIDPDKDADGLHPTNLGRLVLGKEAPLPCTPRGIVHLLRRFEVPIAGAHVVVIGRGVTVGRPLGLLLTRRSENATVTLCHTGTRDLAALTRQADIIVAAVGVPYMVTADMVKPGAAVVDVGVSRVEGKLTGDVAPDVWDVAGYVSPNPGGVGPLTRAFLLTNVVERAERD; this is encoded by the coding sequence GTGGCAGCGACGACTTTGGACGGTAAGTCCACCCGCGACGAAATTCTCGACGACCTCAAGGACCGGGTGGCCAAACTGGCGACGGCCGGCCGCACCCCAGGGCTGGGCACCATCCTGGTCGGCGACGACCCCGGATCGCAGGCCTATGTGCGAGGCAAGCACGCCGACTGCGCCAAGGTCGGGATCAACTCGATCCGCCGCGATCTGCCCGCCGACATCAGCCAGGCCACCCTCGACGAGACGATCGACGAGCTCAACGCCAACCCGGACTGCACCGGCTACATCGTGCAGTTGCCGCTACCCAAGCACCTGGACGAGAACGCCGCGCTGGAACGCATCGACCCGGACAAGGACGCCGACGGGCTGCATCCCACCAATCTGGGTCGGCTGGTGCTCGGCAAAGAGGCTCCGCTGCCCTGCACGCCGCGCGGCATCGTGCACCTGCTGCGCCGCTTCGAGGTACCGATCGCCGGTGCGCACGTGGTCGTCATCGGTCGAGGGGTGACCGTCGGCCGCCCGCTGGGCCTGCTACTCACCCGCCGCTCGGAGAACGCGACCGTCACGTTGTGTCACACCGGAACCCGGGATCTCGCCGCGTTGACCCGGCAGGCCGACATCATCGTCGCCGCGGTCGGGGTGCCCTATATGGTCACCGCCGACATGGTGAAGCCCGGCGCTGCCGTCGTCGACGTGGGCGTCAGCCGGGTCGAGGGCAAGCTCACCGGGGACGTGGCGCCCGACGTCTGGGACGTGGCCGGATATGTGTCGCCGAACCCGGGCGGGGTGGGCCCGCTGACGCGCGCGTTCCTGCTGACCAACGTGGTGGAGCGAGCCGAACGTGACTAG
- a CDS encoding NADH:flavin oxidoreductase, with translation MNTQPRVFTDVFGAAKLGPVTLRNRIIKAATFEAATPNALVTDDLIKYHRLPAAGGVGMTTVAYCAVTPGGRTDGWQLWMRPEALPGLRRLTDAVHAEGAAISAQIGHAGPVANAKTNRAPALAPVRFFNPLSIRFARKAGLEDIRAVTAAHADAARLAIDAGFDAVEVHLGHNYLASSFLSPMLNRRTDEFGGSLENRAKVARGVVRAVRDAVDTHGAKQIAVTAKLTMTDGVRGGIPIDEALQTAKWLQDDGGLDAIELTAGSSLVNPMYLFHGDAPLREFAAAFKPPLSWGMRMTGTKFLREYPYREAYLLRHARQFRAELSMPLILLGGITNRETMDLAMAEGFDFVAMGRALLAEPDLINRIKADGDAHTVKALCTHCNKCMPTIYSHTRCVLTGAPDTLTV, from the coding sequence ATGAACACGCAGCCCAGAGTGTTCACCGACGTGTTCGGTGCGGCCAAGCTCGGTCCGGTGACGTTGCGCAACCGCATCATCAAGGCCGCCACCTTCGAGGCGGCCACCCCGAACGCACTGGTCACCGATGATCTGATCAAGTACCACCGGCTACCGGCGGCGGGCGGTGTCGGCATGACGACGGTCGCCTACTGCGCCGTCACGCCCGGCGGACGCACCGACGGCTGGCAGCTGTGGATGCGTCCGGAGGCGCTGCCCGGGTTGCGCAGGCTGACCGATGCCGTGCACGCCGAAGGCGCGGCGATCAGCGCCCAGATCGGTCACGCCGGACCGGTGGCCAACGCCAAGACCAACAGGGCCCCGGCGCTGGCGCCGGTGCGATTCTTCAATCCGCTCTCGATCCGGTTCGCCCGCAAAGCCGGCCTGGAGGACATCCGCGCGGTCACCGCGGCGCACGCGGACGCCGCGCGGCTGGCCATCGACGCCGGATTCGATGCCGTCGAGGTCCACCTCGGGCACAACTACCTGGCCAGTTCGTTCCTCAGTCCGATGCTCAACCGGCGCACCGACGAGTTCGGCGGGTCGCTGGAGAACCGCGCCAAGGTCGCGCGCGGGGTCGTGCGGGCGGTGCGCGACGCCGTCGACACCCACGGCGCCAAGCAGATCGCGGTCACCGCGAAGCTGACCATGACCGACGGCGTGCGCGGCGGTATCCCGATCGACGAGGCACTGCAGACCGCGAAGTGGCTCCAGGACGATGGCGGGCTGGATGCCATCGAGCTGACCGCGGGCAGCTCGCTGGTCAACCCCATGTACCTGTTCCACGGCGACGCGCCGCTGCGGGAGTTCGCCGCCGCGTTCAAACCGCCGCTGAGCTGGGGCATGCGGATGACCGGCACGAAATTCCTGCGCGAGTACCCGTACCGCGAGGCTTACCTGCTGCGGCATGCCCGCCAATTCCGGGCGGAATTGTCGATGCCCCTGATCCTGCTGGGTGGTATCACCAACCGGGAGACCATGGACCTGGCGATGGCGGAGGGATTCGACTTCGTCGCGATGGGCCGTGCGCTGTTGGCCGAACCCGACCTGATCAACCGCATCAAGGCCGACGGGGACGCCCACACCGTCAAGGCCCTGTGCACGCACTGCAACAAGTGCATGCCCACCATCTACAGCCACACCCGTTGCGTGCTCACCGGCGCCCCGGACACGTTGACGGTCTGA
- a CDS encoding DUF4383 domain-containing protein yields the protein MSRRDRDRLAEAGGAAPIVQIAAMVIGTVFLLFGLAGFIPGITSGFEELGWAGHRSGALLLGVFAVSVLHNLVHLAFGIAGLVFARSSSSATAYLLWGGAGYAVLWLYGLAVDHHGPWNVLPVNTADNWLHLGSAVAMIATGVTLGPQARSEQP from the coding sequence ATGTCCAGGCGTGACCGAGACCGTCTTGCCGAGGCCGGCGGTGCTGCCCCGATCGTGCAGATTGCCGCGATGGTGATCGGCACGGTGTTCCTGCTGTTCGGGCTCGCCGGTTTCATCCCGGGCATCACCAGTGGTTTCGAGGAGTTGGGGTGGGCCGGTCACCGCTCGGGGGCCCTGCTGCTCGGAGTGTTCGCCGTCTCGGTGCTGCACAATCTGGTGCACCTGGCCTTCGGGATCGCCGGGCTGGTGTTCGCCCGGTCGTCGTCGTCCGCCACGGCGTACCTGCTGTGGGGCGGTGCCGGGTACGCAGTGCTGTGGCTCTACGGACTGGCCGTCGACCACCACGGGCCGTGGAATGTCCTGCCCGTCAACACCGCCGACAACTGGCTGCATCTGGGCTCGGCCGTCGCGATGATCGCCACGGGCGTGACGCTGGGGCCGCAGGCCCGATCCGAGCAACCGTGA
- the metX gene encoding homoserine O-acetyltransferase MetX, whose translation MTIFDILSDVPATLPAEGDIGVVHIGSLTLESGVVLDDVSIAVQRWGELNPQRDNVVMVLHALTGDSHITGPAGPDHPTPGWWDGVAGPGATIDTDRWCAIATNALGGCRGSTGPSSIAPDGKPWGSRFPAITIRDQVNADLAALAALGVSQVAAVIGGSMGGARALEWVVGHPDTVRAGLILAVGARATADQIGTQSTQVAAIKADPNWNGGDYYGTGRVPAAGLEIARRIAHLTYRGEAELDSRFANLAQGDEDPTTGGRYAVQSYLEHQGGKLVSRFDAGTYVALTDALSSHDVGRGRGGVQAALTGCPVPVLVAGITSDRLYPLRQQQELADLLPGCAGLQVVDSIYGHDGFLVETEAVAPLIRQTLEIASR comes from the coding sequence ATGACCATCTTCGACATACTGAGCGACGTGCCCGCCACGCTGCCCGCAGAGGGTGACATCGGGGTCGTCCACATCGGCTCCCTGACACTGGAAAGCGGCGTGGTCCTCGACGATGTGTCCATCGCGGTGCAACGTTGGGGCGAGCTGAACCCGCAACGCGACAACGTCGTCATGGTGCTGCACGCACTGACCGGCGATTCGCACATCACCGGCCCGGCCGGCCCCGACCATCCGACACCGGGCTGGTGGGACGGCGTCGCCGGGCCGGGGGCGACGATCGACACCGACCGCTGGTGCGCCATCGCCACCAACGCCCTCGGCGGCTGCCGAGGCTCCACCGGCCCCAGTTCGATCGCACCTGACGGTAAGCCCTGGGGCTCGCGGTTCCCGGCGATCACCATCCGCGATCAGGTCAACGCCGACCTGGCCGCGCTGGCCGCGCTCGGGGTCAGCCAGGTGGCCGCGGTGATCGGCGGTTCGATGGGCGGGGCACGGGCGTTGGAATGGGTTGTCGGACACCCCGACACTGTGCGCGCCGGGCTGATCCTCGCGGTCGGTGCGCGTGCCACCGCCGATCAGATCGGCACCCAGAGCACCCAGGTTGCCGCGATCAAGGCCGACCCGAACTGGAATGGCGGCGACTACTACGGCACGGGCCGCGTCCCGGCGGCCGGACTGGAGATCGCGCGACGCATTGCGCACCTCACCTACCGCGGCGAGGCCGAACTGGATTCGCGGTTCGCCAACCTCGCCCAGGGCGACGAGGATCCCACCACCGGTGGCCGCTACGCCGTGCAGAGCTACCTGGAACATCAGGGCGGCAAGCTGGTATCCCGTTTCGACGCCGGCACCTATGTGGCGCTCACCGACGCACTGAGCAGCCATGACGTCGGCCGCGGCCGCGGTGGCGTGCAGGCCGCACTGACCGGGTGCCCGGTACCGGTACTGGTCGCGGGTATCACGAGCGACCGGCTCTACCCGCTGCGTCAGCAGCAGGAGCTGGCCGATCTGCTGCCTGGCTGTGCCGGACTCCAGGTCGTCGACTCGATCTACGGGCACGACGGATTCCTGGTCGAGACCGAGGCGGTGGCACCGCTGATCCGGCAGACGCTGGAGATCGCGTCCCGGTGA
- a CDS encoding class I SAM-dependent methyltransferase, with product MSRSDRQRSLSFGEEAAAYERGRPSYPPEAIDWLLPTGAQRVLDLGAGTGKLTVRLVERGLDVVAVDPIAEMLEVLSRSLPDTPALLGTAEEIPLPDDSVDAVVVAQAWHWFDPQRAADEIARVLRPGGRLGLVWNIRDERLGWVKDLGNIIGHEHDPLNDEVTPAAPFTDVQRSQVEWTNYLTPQALIDLVASRSYCITSPAEVRTRTLERVRELLATHPALANSTGLALPYITVGIRATLR from the coding sequence GTGAGCCGGTCGGATCGCCAGCGGTCGCTGTCGTTCGGCGAGGAGGCCGCCGCCTACGAGCGGGGCCGGCCGTCCTACCCACCGGAGGCCATCGATTGGCTGCTGCCGACCGGGGCGCAGCGGGTGCTCGACCTGGGTGCCGGGACCGGCAAGCTGACCGTTCGGCTCGTCGAACGCGGCCTCGATGTGGTGGCCGTGGACCCCATCGCGGAGATGCTGGAGGTGCTCAGCCGGTCGCTGCCGGACACCCCGGCACTGCTCGGGACCGCCGAGGAGATCCCGCTGCCGGACGACAGCGTCGACGCGGTGGTGGTGGCCCAGGCGTGGCATTGGTTTGATCCGCAGCGCGCGGCCGACGAGATCGCCAGGGTGCTGCGCCCCGGCGGCCGGCTCGGTCTGGTGTGGAACATCCGCGACGAACGGTTGGGCTGGGTCAAGGATCTCGGCAACATCATCGGCCACGAGCACGACCCGCTCAACGACGAGGTGACCCCGGCCGCGCCGTTCACCGATGTGCAACGCAGCCAGGTGGAGTGGACGAACTACCTCACCCCGCAGGCGCTCATCGACCTGGTGGCCTCCCGCAGCTACTGCATCACCTCGCCCGCCGAGGTACGCACCCGCACCCTGGAGCGGGTGCGCGAGCTGTTGGCCACCCATCCTGCGCTGGCCAACAGCACCGGATTGGCGCTGCCCTACATCACCGTGGGGATCCGGGCCACCTTGCGTTGA
- a CDS encoding DUF3017 domain-containing protein — translation MTPKAFARKIFAGQWPILLVGLILVAALGLVIAGYWRRGALVIGIAVGVAAALRLALTDERAGLLVIRSRPIDFVTTATVSATMLYIAWTIDPLGTS, via the coding sequence TTGACGCCGAAGGCGTTCGCCCGCAAGATCTTTGCCGGCCAGTGGCCGATCCTGCTGGTCGGCCTGATCCTCGTCGCCGCACTGGGGCTGGTGATCGCCGGGTACTGGCGTCGCGGTGCGCTGGTCATCGGGATTGCCGTGGGCGTGGCCGCCGCGCTGCGCCTCGCGCTCACCGATGAGCGCGCCGGCCTGCTGGTGATCCGTTCCCGCCCAATAGATTTCGTGACAACCGCGACGGTGAGCGCGACGATGCTCTACATCGCGTGGACCATCGACCCGCTCGGTACGTCCTGA